The following proteins are co-located in the Pseudomonas sp. DY-1 genome:
- the tssI gene encoding type VI secretion system tip protein VgrG — protein sequence MDFTITVGGIDNFTADLCSGSENLQDFFGLTLFGHSATPVTLSSTIATHLTTTLHIDAKQRPLDALVAEIHQLPADATAERYQLVLRPWLWWLTLASNNRVFQNKTTSDIVTGIFTAHGFTDFKLSLSGSYSPREYCVQYGETDFAFVSRLLEEEGIFWFFTHEDGKHTLVLGDSNDAFAQIPNGPTVPYLGQGIGVRELHGVRSGQLCLQAVAGVYSATDYEFTTPTTSLYSQAEAVAGPRSIYEHPGGYTAKARGDALSKQRVDELRSQEKRFIGESDCRWLVPGHWFTLSGHDDTSLNIDWVVTSVTHEASHEHYRNRFEAIPKANHYRPPRATPKPRMHTQTAVVVGKSGEEIWTDQYGRIKIQFPWDRDGKNDETSSCWVRVVLPWSGKGFGMQFIPRIGQEVIVTFIDGDPDRPLVTGCVYNGDNTLPYALPDNQTQSGIKTNSSKGGGGFNELRFEDKKDAEEVFLQAQKDMKVNVLNDSTATIGHDETLTVQNARTRTVKEGDETITLEKGKRSVTIQTGSDTLDVKDSRTVKVGADQTHSTGGNYSHKVTGNYELTVDGNLTIKASGTLTLQSGGSLTIKSDADLAAQAGTSITQKAGTSLTNQAGTSLDNKAGTTLTNDAGISLTNKASAEQTVDGGGMLTIKGGLVKVN from the coding sequence TCACAATTACGGTCGGAGGGATCGACAATTTCACGGCTGATCTCTGTTCAGGCTCAGAGAATCTGCAGGACTTTTTCGGCCTGACACTGTTCGGTCACAGCGCCACCCCTGTAACCCTTTCCAGCACCATCGCCACCCACCTCACCACCACCCTCCACATCGACGCCAAGCAACGCCCCCTCGACGCCCTGGTGGCTGAAATCCACCAGCTCCCCGCCGACGCCACCGCCGAGCGATACCAACTGGTGCTGCGCCCCTGGCTCTGGTGGTTGACCCTGGCCAGCAATAATCGTGTGTTCCAGAACAAGACCACCAGCGACATCGTCACCGGCATCTTCACGGCCCACGGTTTCACCGATTTCAAGCTGTCCCTCAGCGGCAGTTACAGCCCGCGCGAGTATTGCGTGCAGTACGGCGAAACCGATTTCGCCTTCGTCTCGCGGCTACTGGAGGAGGAAGGCATCTTCTGGTTCTTCACCCACGAGGACGGCAAACACACCCTGGTGCTCGGTGACAGCAACGACGCCTTTGCGCAGATACCCAACGGGCCGACCGTGCCCTATCTGGGCCAGGGGATCGGCGTGCGCGAACTGCATGGAGTGCGCTCCGGGCAGCTATGCCTGCAAGCGGTGGCCGGGGTCTACAGCGCCACCGACTACGAGTTCACCACCCCCACGACTTCGCTCTATAGCCAGGCCGAAGCGGTGGCAGGACCGCGATCGATTTACGAACATCCGGGCGGCTATACCGCCAAGGCCCGAGGCGACGCGCTGTCCAAGCAGCGGGTGGATGAGCTGCGTAGCCAGGAGAAGCGCTTCATCGGCGAGAGCGACTGCCGCTGGCTGGTGCCGGGACACTGGTTCACCTTGAGCGGGCACGACGATACGTCGCTCAACATCGACTGGGTGGTGACTTCGGTGACCCACGAGGCCAGCCACGAGCATTACCGCAATCGCTTCGAAGCCATTCCCAAGGCAAACCACTACCGCCCCCCGCGTGCCACGCCCAAGCCGCGGATGCATACGCAGACGGCGGTGGTGGTGGGCAAGAGCGGCGAGGAAATCTGGACCGACCAGTATGGCCGCATCAAGATCCAGTTCCCCTGGGACCGCGATGGCAAGAATGATGAAACCTCTTCCTGCTGGGTGCGGGTGGTGCTGCCCTGGAGTGGCAAGGGCTTCGGCATGCAGTTCATCCCGCGTATCGGGCAGGAAGTGATCGTCACTTTCATCGATGGCGACCCGGACCGCCCACTGGTGACCGGCTGCGTCTACAACGGCGACAACACCCTTCCCTATGCCCTGCCGGACAACCAGACCCAGTCCGGCATCAAGACCAACTCCTCCAAGGGCGGCGGCGGTTTCAACGAATTGCGCTTCGAAGACAAGAAGGATGCCGAGGAGGTGTTCCTCCAGGCGCAGAAGGACATGAAGGTGAATGTGCTCAACGACAGCACAGCCACCATCGGCCATGACGAAACCCTCACGGTGCAGAACGCCCGCACCCGGACGGTGAAGGAAGGCGACGAGACCATCACCCTGGAGAAGGGCAAGCGCAGCGTCACCATCCAGACCGGTAGCGACACCCTGGATGTGAAGGACAGTCGCACTGTGAAGGTTGGTGCCGACCAGACCCACAGCACAGGCGGCAATTACAGCCACAAGGTGACGGGTAACTACGAACTGACGGTAGACGGCAACCTGACCATCAAGGCCAGCGGCACGCTCACCTTGCAGAGCGGCGGCAGCCTGACCATCAAGAGCGATGCCGACCTCGCCGCCCAGGCCGGGACCTCCATCACCCAGAAGGCCGGCACGTCCCTGACCAACCAGGCGGGCACGTCGTTGGACAACAAGGCCGGCACGACCTTGACCAACGACGCCGGCATCAGCCTGACCAACAAGGCCAGCGCCGAGCAGACGGTGGACGGCGGCGGCATGCTGACCATCAAAGGCGGTCTGGTGAAGGTGAACTGA
- a CDS encoding toxin-antitoxin system YwqK family antitoxin, with the protein MAQSGKLDLIRGDSRMQGNLQDGGLEGPVRIEEAGRPQAQLGYSQGELNGPSTLFHPNGRVSAQMPYLRGKLHGVATFHAPEGWLQRKVSYRHGLMHGEATSYYPDGSVAEIEQYRDGVRDGPYQRFHGNGQVALRSRYLKGQMLEPGQSFAEDGRPLDADGKPISRLLWWWKRWTEPAEA; encoded by the coding sequence ATGGCGCAATCCGGCAAGCTCGACCTCATCCGTGGCGACAGCCGTATGCAGGGCAATCTGCAGGACGGTGGCCTGGAAGGGCCAGTGCGTATCGAGGAGGCCGGTCGCCCCCAGGCGCAGCTCGGCTACAGCCAGGGCGAGCTGAACGGCCCGAGCACCCTCTTCCACCCCAACGGCAGGGTTTCGGCGCAGATGCCCTACCTGCGCGGCAAGCTGCATGGCGTGGCGACCTTCCATGCGCCAGAAGGCTGGCTGCAACGCAAGGTGAGCTATCGCCACGGGCTGATGCATGGCGAAGCCACTAGCTATTACCCGGATGGCAGCGTTGCGGAGATCGAACAGTATCGCGATGGCGTACGCGACGGTCCTTACCAGCGCTTCCACGGTAATGGCCAAGTGGCCCTGCGTAGTCGCTACCTGAAAGGCCAGATGCTGGAACCGGGTCAATCCTTCGCCGAAGACGGCCGGCCGCTGGACGCCGATGGCAAGCCCATATCGCGGCTGCTCTGGTGGTGGAAGCGCTGGACCGAACCCGCCGAAGCCTGA
- a CDS encoding DUF4280 domain-containing protein — translation MGCPQVCSGATLQCSFGVAPTVLNVLPVNRTMTGGMPAANIMDHIPLVNIPTFGMCQSLANPTVAAATAAALGVLTPMPCIPATAAPWIPGGAPTVLLGNMPALDANSTLMCSWAGVIKIQMPGQVQMLIP, via the coding sequence ATGGGATGTCCGCAGGTGTGCAGCGGTGCGACGCTGCAATGCAGTTTTGGCGTGGCGCCGACGGTGCTGAATGTTCTGCCGGTGAACCGGACTATGACGGGCGGAATGCCGGCGGCGAACATCATGGATCACATCCCGCTGGTGAACATCCCTACCTTCGGTATGTGTCAGAGCCTGGCCAATCCCACCGTGGCCGCCGCCACCGCCGCCGCTCTTGGCGTATTGACCCCGATGCCCTGCATACCGGCCACGGCGGCGCCCTGGATTCCGGGCGGCGCACCGACCGTGCTGCTGGGCAACATGCCGGCGCTGGATGCCAACAGCACGCTGATGTGTAGCTGGGCGGGGGTGATCAAGATCCAGATGCCTGGCCAGGTGCAGATGCTGATTCCCTAA
- the paaA gene encoding 1,2-phenylacetyl-CoA epoxidase subunit PaaA: MYAQLVETGVKRVKALEEMSPEERAFQEKIDAEIKIEAKNWMPDAYRQTLIRQISQHAHSEIVGMLPEGNWVTRAPTLKRKLQLMAKIQDEAGHGLYLYSAMETLGADRDAEIAKLHSGKAKYSSIFNYPTLSWADMGAVGWLVDGAAIVNQVVLQRTSYGPYSRAMIRICKEESFHQRQGYEILLHMMRHGTQAQKDMVQDAINRLWWPSLMMFGPSDADSPNSAQSMAWKIKRQSNDELRQRFIDQTVPQLELLGCTAPDPHLKWNEERGHYDFGDIQWEEFYEVLKGNGPCNVERVATRRKAIEDGAWVREAAVAHARKQQQKRDAA; this comes from the coding sequence ATGTACGCACAATTGGTTGAGACCGGCGTGAAGCGCGTGAAAGCGCTGGAGGAGATGTCCCCCGAAGAACGCGCCTTCCAGGAGAAGATCGACGCGGAGATCAAGATCGAGGCGAAGAACTGGATGCCGGACGCTTACCGGCAGACCCTGATCCGCCAGATTTCCCAGCACGCCCACTCCGAGATCGTCGGCATGCTGCCCGAAGGCAACTGGGTGACGCGCGCCCCGACCCTGAAGCGCAAGCTGCAACTGATGGCCAAGATCCAGGACGAAGCCGGTCACGGCCTCTACCTGTACAGCGCCATGGAAACCCTGGGTGCCGACCGCGACGCAGAGATCGCCAAGCTGCACAGCGGCAAGGCCAAGTACTCCAGCATCTTCAATTACCCGACCCTGAGCTGGGCCGATATGGGCGCCGTGGGCTGGCTGGTGGATGGCGCCGCCATCGTCAACCAGGTGGTGCTGCAGCGGACCTCTTACGGCCCCTACTCACGCGCCATGATCCGCATCTGCAAGGAAGAGTCCTTCCACCAGCGCCAGGGCTACGAAATCCTCCTGCACATGATGCGTCACGGCACCCAGGCCCAGAAGGACATGGTCCAGGACGCCATCAACCGCCTCTGGTGGCCGTCGCTGATGATGTTCGGCCCGAGCGACGCCGACTCCCCCAACAGCGCCCAGTCCATGGCCTGGAAGATCAAGCGCCAGAGCAACGACGAGCTGCGCCAGCGCTTCATCGACCAGACCGTGCCGCAACTGGAACTGCTCGGCTGCACCGCCCCGGACCCGCACCTGAAGTGGAACGAGGAACGCGGTCACTACGACTTTGGCGACATCCAGTGGGAAGAGTTCTACGAAGTGCTCAAGGGTAATGGCCCGTGCAACGTCGAACGCGTCGCCACCCGCCGCAAGGCCATAGAAGACGGCGCCTGGGTCCGCGAAGCCGCAGTTGCCCACGCCCGCAAACAACAACAGAAACGCGACGCAGCCTGA
- the paaB gene encoding 1,2-phenylacetyl-CoA epoxidase subunit PaaB: protein MSEWTLFEVFVRSKHGLNHKHVGSVHAADARMAIENARELYTRRNEGVSLWVVPSALITASSPDEKEPLFDPSQDKVYRHASFYELPAEVGHM, encoded by the coding sequence ATGTCCGAGTGGACCCTTTTTGAAGTCTTCGTGCGCAGCAAGCACGGCCTGAACCACAAACACGTCGGCAGCGTGCATGCCGCCGATGCGCGCATGGCCATCGAGAACGCCCGCGAGCTGTACACCCGCCGCAACGAAGGCGTGAGCCTCTGGGTGGTGCCGTCCGCGCTGATCACCGCCTCCTCGCCGGACGAGAAAGAGCCGCTGTTCGACCCGTCCCAGGACAAGGTCTACCGCCACGCCAGCTTCTACGAACTGCCAGCCGAAGTCGGCCACATGTGA
- the paaC gene encoding 1,2-phenylacetyl-CoA epoxidase subunit PaaC codes for MTEREDLIQYLLRLGDSALIQGQRLCEWCGHAPALEEELALMNVGLDLVGQARNWLDYAAELLDDGRDADHLAFRRDERAYRNLLLVEQPNGDYAVTITKQFFYDAWHFQVLHGLSQSSDERVAGIAAKALKEVTYHLRRSSEWVERLGDGTEESHERMLAAIGDIWRFTIELVNGDDVEQRLFEAGIAPNPAEIAAAWKSKVADIFASATLPLPEPASYFYLSGRKGLHTEHLGLLLAEMQILQRTYPDASW; via the coding sequence ATGACCGAACGCGAAGACCTCATCCAATACCTGCTGCGCCTCGGCGACAGCGCCCTGATCCAGGGCCAGCGCCTGTGCGAATGGTGCGGCCACGCCCCCGCACTGGAAGAAGAGCTGGCGCTGATGAATGTCGGCCTTGACCTGGTGGGCCAGGCTCGCAACTGGCTGGATTACGCTGCGGAGCTGCTGGACGACGGCCGTGACGCCGACCACCTGGCCTTCCGCCGCGACGAGCGCGCCTACCGCAACCTGCTGCTGGTGGAACAGCCAAACGGCGACTATGCCGTGACCATCACCAAGCAGTTCTTCTATGACGCCTGGCACTTCCAGGTCCTGCATGGCCTCTCGCAGTCCAGCGACGAGCGGGTCGCCGGCATCGCCGCCAAGGCACTGAAGGAAGTTACCTATCACCTGCGCCGCTCCAGCGAATGGGTCGAACGCCTGGGCGACGGAACCGAGGAAAGCCACGAGCGCATGCTGGCGGCCATCGGTGACATCTGGCGCTTCACCATCGAACTGGTGAACGGCGACGACGTGGAGCAGCGCCTGTTCGAGGCTGGTATCGCACCGAACCCGGCTGAGATCGCCGCAGCCTGGAAGTCCAAGGTTGCCGACATCTTCGCCAGCGCCACCCTGCCCCTGCCGGAGCCGGCCAGCTATTTCTACCTGTCCGGTCGCAAGGGCCTGCACACCGAGCACCTCGGCCTGCTGCTGGCAGAAATGCAAATACTCCAGCGGACCTACCCCGATGCGTCCTGGTGA
- the paaD gene encoding 1,2-phenylacetyl-CoA epoxidase subunit PaaD: protein MRPGELIASDRGARAGAPDDLARAWSVLGEVMDPEVPVVSVVDLGIVRGLDWQDGHLHVVVTPTYSGCPATEVIEQDIEQALEGAGFSAPKLERRLTPAWTTDWISTDGRERLRAYGIAPPAGSTSKRSLMGDAGDVCCPQCGSAHTELLSQFGSTACKALYRCIDCREPFDYFKCI from the coding sequence ATGCGTCCTGGTGAGCTGATCGCCAGCGACCGTGGCGCCAGGGCCGGCGCGCCAGATGATCTGGCGCGCGCCTGGTCGGTACTGGGCGAGGTGATGGACCCGGAAGTGCCGGTGGTCAGCGTGGTCGACCTCGGCATCGTCCGCGGCCTCGACTGGCAGGACGGTCACCTGCATGTGGTCGTCACCCCGACCTACTCCGGCTGCCCTGCAACCGAGGTGATCGAGCAGGACATCGAGCAGGCTCTGGAAGGTGCCGGTTTTTCCGCACCGAAGCTGGAGCGTCGCCTAACGCCTGCCTGGACCACCGACTGGATCAGCACTGACGGCCGCGAGCGCCTGCGTGCCTATGGCATTGCGCCACCGGCCGGCAGCACCAGCAAGCGCAGCCTGATGGGCGACGCCGGTGATGTCTGCTGCCCGCAGTGCGGTAGCGCCCACACCGAGTTGCTCAGCCAGTTCGGCTCCACCGCGTGCAAGGCCTTGTATCGCTGCATCGATTGCCGCGAGCCCTTCGACTATTTCAAGTGCATCTGA
- the paaE gene encoding 1,2-phenylacetyl-CoA epoxidase subunit PaaE: protein MSKFHSLTIKEVRPETRDAVSIAFDIPADLTEAFRFTQGQHLVMRTQMDGEEVRRSYSICTGVNDGELRVAIKRVAGGRFSAFANESLKAGQSLEVMPPSGHFFVELDAARHGNYLAVAAGSGITPILSIIKTTLESEPNSRFTLIYGNRSSASALFREQLEDLKNSYLQRLNLIFVFSREQQDVDLYNGRIDADKCGQLFSRWIDVKALDAAFICGPQAMTETVRDQLKANGMPTERIHFELFAAAGSNAKREAREAARTTDSAVSQVTVIADGREMTFELSRNSVSVLDAGNAQGMELPYSCKAGVCSTCKCKVVEGEVEMDSNFALEDYEVAAGYVLSCQTFPISEKVVLDFDQL from the coding sequence ATGAGCAAGTTCCACAGCCTGACGATCAAAGAAGTCCGCCCGGAAACCCGCGATGCGGTCTCCATCGCCTTCGATATTCCCGCTGACCTGACCGAGGCGTTCCGCTTCACCCAGGGCCAGCATCTGGTGATGCGCACCCAGATGGACGGCGAGGAAGTGCGCCGTTCCTACTCCATTTGCACTGGCGTCAACGACGGCGAGCTGCGGGTGGCGATCAAGCGCGTGGCTGGCGGCCGTTTCTCCGCTTTTGCCAATGAAAGCCTGAAAGCCGGCCAGAGCCTTGAAGTGATGCCGCCCTCCGGCCACTTCTTCGTCGAGCTCGATGCCGCGCGCCACGGCAACTACCTGGCAGTGGCGGCCGGCAGCGGCATCACGCCGATCCTGTCGATTATCAAGACCACCCTGGAAAGCGAGCCGAACAGCCGCTTCACGCTGATCTACGGCAACCGTTCCAGCGCTTCCGCTCTGTTCCGCGAGCAGCTGGAAGACCTGAAGAACAGCTACCTGCAGCGCCTCAACCTGATCTTCGTGTTCAGCCGCGAGCAGCAGGACGTGGACCTCTACAACGGCAGGATCGACGCCGACAAATGCGGCCAGCTGTTCTCCCGCTGGATCGACGTCAAGGCCCTGGATGCTGCCTTCATCTGCGGCCCCCAGGCCATGACCGAGACGGTGCGTGACCAGCTCAAGGCCAACGGCATGCCCACCGAGCGCATCCACTTCGAGCTGTTCGCCGCTGCTGGCAGCAACGCCAAACGCGAAGCCCGTGAAGCCGCCCGCACCACCGACAGTGCTGTCAGCCAGGTCACCGTCATCGCCGATGGCCGTGAAATGACCTTCGAACTGTCGCGCAACAGCGTCAGCGTGCTCGACGCCGGCAACGCCCAGGGTATGGAACTGCCCTACTCCTGCAAGGCCGGCGTGTGCTCCACCTGCAAGTGCAAGGTGGTCGAGGGTGAGGTGGAGATGGACAGCAACTTCGCCCTGGAGGACTACGAAGTGGCCGCTGGTTACGTGTTGTCCTGCCAGACCTTCCCGATCAGCGAAAAAGTAGTCCTCGACTTCGACCAGCTGTAA
- a CDS encoding DUF485 domain-containing protein yields the protein MTPQDLDRIRENPDFIQLVRRKQRLTWSLTAAMLVIYYGFVLLVAFAPGVLGQSLNGGVTSVGMLVGVVIILLSFALTGIYVKRTNSVLDPLNDKLKQECGQ from the coding sequence ATGACCCCGCAAGACCTCGATCGCATCCGGGAGAACCCGGACTTCATCCAGCTGGTCCGCCGCAAGCAGCGCCTGACCTGGTCCCTGACCGCTGCCATGCTGGTGATCTACTACGGCTTCGTGCTGCTGGTGGCCTTCGCACCCGGCGTGCTCGGCCAGTCCCTCAATGGCGGCGTTACCAGCGTGGGTATGCTGGTGGGCGTGGTCATCATTCTGCTTTCCTTCGCGCTCACAGGCATCTATGTGAAGCGCACCAACAGCGTCCTCGACCCGCTGAACGACAAGCTCAAGCAGGAGTGCGGCCAATGA
- a CDS encoding cation acetate symporter, whose product MKALASLLLIAGLAASQGAFAADAAARPLNWNAIYMFLAFVLFTLGITRWAALRTRSAADFYTAGGGLTGFQNGLAIAGDMISAASFLGISAMMFMNGYDGLLYALGVLAGWPIILFLIAERLRNLGEYTFADVVSYRLEQSPIRITAAFGTLTVALMYLVAQMVGAGKLIELLFGLSYSQAVMLVGVLMVCYVTFGGMLATTWVQIIKAVLLLSGTTFMAFMVLKHFGFSTEAMFSAAASVHAKGTAIMAPGGLLSNPIDAISLGLGMMFGTAGLPHILMRFFTVSDAKEARKSVFYATGFIGYFYLLLIVVGFGSIVMVGTNPEFRDAAGTIIGGGNMVAVHLSHAVGGSLFLGFISAVGFATILAVVAGLALSGASAVSHDLYACVIRKGKASEREEMRVSRIATLCIGVLAVILGLLFESQNIAFLSGLVLAIAASVNFPVLFLSMFWKGLTTRGAVAGSVAGLMSAIVLLVLSPAVWVNVLHHDKALFPYSNPALFSMGLAFFSAWLLSVTDASERAKEERGRYLAQFIRSMTGIGAAAASRH is encoded by the coding sequence ATGAAAGCGCTCGCCTCCCTGCTGCTCATTGCCGGCCTCGCGGCCTCCCAAGGCGCCTTTGCAGCCGATGCCGCAGCCCGCCCGCTGAACTGGAACGCCATCTACATGTTCCTGGCGTTCGTGCTCTTCACCCTCGGCATCACCCGCTGGGCCGCGCTGCGCACCCGCTCGGCCGCCGACTTCTACACTGCCGGAGGCGGCCTCACCGGTTTCCAGAACGGCCTGGCCATCGCTGGCGACATGATCAGCGCGGCATCGTTCCTCGGCATCTCCGCCATGATGTTCATGAACGGCTACGACGGCCTGTTGTACGCCCTGGGCGTGCTCGCCGGATGGCCGATCATCCTGTTCCTGATCGCCGAACGCCTGCGCAACCTCGGTGAGTACACCTTCGCCGACGTGGTGTCCTATCGCCTTGAGCAAAGCCCGATTCGCATCACCGCAGCCTTCGGCACCCTGACCGTGGCGCTGATGTACCTGGTGGCGCAGATGGTCGGCGCCGGCAAGCTGATCGAGTTGCTGTTCGGTCTTTCGTACTCCCAGGCAGTGATGCTGGTGGGCGTGCTGATGGTCTGCTACGTGACCTTCGGCGGCATGCTGGCCACCACCTGGGTTCAGATCATCAAGGCCGTGTTGCTGCTCTCCGGCACCACCTTCATGGCCTTCATGGTGCTCAAGCACTTCGGCTTCAGCACCGAAGCCATGTTCTCCGCCGCCGCCTCGGTCCATGCCAAGGGCACGGCCATCATGGCGCCGGGCGGGTTGCTGTCGAACCCCATCGACGCCATTTCCCTGGGGCTGGGCATGATGTTCGGCACCGCCGGCCTGCCGCACATCCTGATGCGCTTCTTCACAGTGAGCGACGCCAAGGAAGCCCGCAAATCGGTGTTCTACGCCACCGGTTTCATCGGCTACTTCTACCTGCTGCTGATCGTGGTCGGCTTCGGTTCCATCGTCATGGTCGGTACAAATCCCGAGTTCCGCGACGCAGCTGGCACCATAATCGGCGGCGGCAACATGGTAGCCGTGCACCTGTCCCACGCCGTCGGCGGCAGCCTGTTCCTCGGCTTCATCTCCGCCGTGGGCTTCGCCACCATCCTGGCGGTGGTTGCCGGACTGGCCCTTTCCGGCGCCTCGGCGGTTTCCCACGACCTGTACGCCTGCGTGATCCGCAAGGGCAAGGCCAGCGAGCGTGAAGAAATGCGCGTGTCGCGCATCGCCACCCTCTGCATTGGCGTTCTGGCGGTAATCCTCGGCCTGCTGTTCGAATCGCAGAACATCGCCTTCCTCTCCGGCCTGGTGCTGGCCATCGCCGCCTCGGTCAACTTCCCGGTGCTGTTCCTCTCCATGTTCTGGAAAGGCCTGACCACCCGTGGCGCCGTTGCCGGCAGCGTGGCTGGCCTGATGTCCGCCATCGTCCTGCTGGTGCTGAGCCCCGCTGTCTGGGTCAACGTGCTGCATCACGACAAGGCGTTGTTCCCGTATTCCAACCCGGCGCTGTTCTCCATGGGCCTGGCCTTCTTCAGTGCCTGGCTGCTCTCGGTGACCGATGCCTCCGAGCGCGCCAAGGAAGAACGTGGTCGTTACCTGGCCCAGTTCATCCGCTCCATGACCGGTATCGGCGCAGCCGCCGCCAGCCGCCACTGA
- a CDS encoding OprD family porin, which translates to MTQSRTTAPLLAALTLPFATSALAGFIEDSKGSLELRNHYINRDFRQDGAAQSKAEEWGQGFTARLESGFTEGTVGVGLDAIGELGVKLDSSRDRRGTGLLPFDPVTKEPVDDYSELGLTAKLRASKSVLRLGTLQPLLPVATHNDTRLLSSTFQGGMLTSQELAGLTFNSGRLTRTNLRDSSGRDDIGFGAATSDAFDFAGGSYAINPQLALSYYYGLLDDIYRQQFVGLVHTMPLPGGFNLKSDIRYFDSRGDGVERAGEIDNRNFNGMFSLGKGAHRISAAFQRMSGDSAFPFLNGGDPYVVNLVTFNTFTRAEEDAWQLRYDYDFAALGIPGLTFMTRYVDGSNVKTATGDDGEEWERDSDLAYVIQSGPAKGLSLRWRNVTFRSGNGLTTDIDENRLILGYTLALW; encoded by the coding sequence ATGACCCAAAGCCGTACCACTGCGCCGCTCCTTGCGGCGCTCACCCTGCCCTTTGCCACCTCGGCGCTGGCGGGTTTCATCGAAGACAGCAAGGGCAGCCTGGAGCTGCGCAACCACTACATCAATCGCGACTTCCGCCAGGACGGTGCCGCACAGTCCAAGGCCGAAGAATGGGGCCAGGGCTTTACCGCGCGCCTCGAATCCGGCTTCACCGAGGGCACGGTCGGCGTCGGCCTCGATGCCATCGGCGAACTGGGTGTGAAACTGGATTCCAGCCGCGACCGACGCGGCACTGGCTTGCTGCCGTTCGACCCGGTAACGAAAGAGCCGGTGGATGATTACAGCGAGCTGGGTCTGACCGCCAAGCTGCGCGCTTCGAAAAGCGTGTTGCGCCTGGGCACCCTGCAGCCGCTGCTGCCGGTGGCCACCCATAACGACACCCGCCTGCTTTCCTCCACCTTCCAGGGCGGCATGCTGACCAGCCAGGAGCTGGCCGGCCTGACCTTCAACAGCGGCCGCCTGACCCGTACCAACCTGCGCGACTCCTCCGGCCGCGACGACATCGGCTTTGGTGCCGCCACCAGCGACGCCTTCGACTTCGCCGGCGGCAGCTACGCCATCAACCCGCAACTGGCGCTCAGCTACTACTACGGCCTGCTGGACGATATCTATCGCCAGCAGTTCGTCGGCCTGGTGCACACCATGCCATTGCCAGGCGGCTTCAACCTGAAGAGCGACATCCGCTACTTCGACAGCCGCGGCGATGGCGTAGAGCGCGCCGGTGAAATCGACAACCGCAACTTCAATGGCATGTTCAGCCTGGGCAAGGGCGCCCACCGGATCAGTGCAGCCTTCCAGCGCATGTCCGGCGACAGCGCCTTCCCCTTCCTCAATGGCGGCGACCCGTATGTGGTCAACCTGGTGACCTTCAACACCTTCACCCGCGCCGAGGAAGATGCCTGGCAACTGCGTTACGACTACGACTTCGCCGCTCTCGGCATCCCGGGGCTGACGTTCATGACCCGCTATGTCGACGGCAGCAACGTCAAGACCGCGACCGGCGACGACGGTGAGGAATGGGAACGCGACAGCGACCTCGCCTACGTCATCCAGAGCGGCCCTGCGAAGGGCCTCAGCCTGCGCTGGCGCAATGTCACCTTCAGGTCCGGCAATGGCCTGACCACCGATATCGATGAAAACCGCCTGATCCTCGGCTACACCCTGGCCCTCTGGTAA